gtaattacacgctgacggacgaactcattttcactcccgttgtagatgctctaaCAATACCAATTGTTTGAAAATAGTCGGTTTATTTTGTAGTCGTAGCTGCGATTGAGTCTTTTGTCACAGCGCATTATGGCCTTTGGTAGTGCAGGTTTTGAACCGTGATTGTGGTCATGGTCATGATCGTGGTCGCATTATGGTTGTGACACtgatacaatttttttgtttgcttGGTGTTTGTGGTCACAATCAAAGGTGATTGCAACCATAACTATTAATATTGCAATCAAAATGGCACTATTGTTGTTGCTGTGATGCGGTTCACAATTTAGAATTATGATACAATGTGTATTTTCTAAAAGGAAATAATACAGTGCTAATGAATCAACAAAATTAGCAAAGTTTGTACATGTTTGATTGAATTTAAATCCgggatgaaaaaaatattttcgaaaTTATCCAATAATTACCAACAACATTTTTTCTTAACAATGATTgacattataaattttttagctATCATTAacccaaaattcaaaaataaaaatcagttttAAACTCGGTCATGGTGATAATCATATCACATTGTAGGTGGTAACTTGTTGATAACAGTGTTAATCAAACATCAACAAACTTCTTAATATCAACTTCATACATGTAATACTTCTATTCATCAAAACGTATAAAATAATTAGTGTATAAACTCCTTTTTgttcattgttatttttttatttttaataaaataattattgaaaacCTAAAACATCACTTATTATGTAATGAACTATGTGCAAAATATGGTTGATCCAAGTGGTAAATGACTCATATATCTTAAGCAAAAGTGATTAGAGTTATGATTTGGACTATCAAATATGGAGAAAATTTAGAGAATCTACCTCTTATATCAATTACTAGTAGATTCGTTGATGGAGATAAAGTCTTTATTAAACGATGGTgaatatttcttacatatatcaTAGTTATCAAAATGATGCAATAAACTATAAGTAAATCACATTTTAATCTTCAAATAAGAGATGGATAATTTAGTcatttaaatttactaaatagcaaattaatttcataaattaaataacatcaATAAAAATACCTATATGCGAAGTTAAAGAGTGTTAAAAATGAGTGAGGATAGTTTAATAAGGATTTAGTGAATGAAGTGTTGTTGAATTGGAGAATGAATATTGAAGAAGCTGAAGGTGAAGGTGAAGCAGCAGAGTATTTTTGCAAGGACTTTGAGTGGGAAGAACTAAGATCAGAGGTTGAATCAAACCCTTCTCTTCGCCACCATTTTGAACCAAACCCTTCTTCTTCCACGCAATCACCTGAATCCGACGTTCATGCTTGGAAGCTATTTCACACCCGCCACTCCTCCGGTAAATTCTTCAAAGAGAGACGCTATTTGTTAAAGGAATTTCCAGTATTACTTTCCTCTCCCCCAAATTCGTACCCTAATAAACTCTTGGAAGTTGGTTGCGGCAACGGAAGCACTATTCTTCCTATTCTACGGGCCAACAAGGATGTTATTGTTTATGCATGCGATTGTAGTGATGAAACTCTTCACAAGGCTACGGATATTATAAATGCAAACGATGTTGCTTCTTCTTTTAAGCATCGTTTTCATACTTTTTCTTGTGATTTTTCCACTATTGGATTCCCTACTTGGTTGGCATGCAACCCTTGCAGACACAGATTTTTAGGTTACTTTGCTTTACCTTCATGCTcttaattttttactatttattatatatatgtcaATGCTTGATGAAATGTGAAGAGACTTGAAGGCTCATTTGAATTGACTTACattatgaaaatagtttgactttagtttagggtttagggtatatGATAAGTATGCTATAATcccttaattaagttgtttatccaaacatgGTCTTagttctttctatttcctttcagATGTCAAAGAGGATAATGGACTGCATcttaaaaattcatgtttatCAGAAGAACTTGACTGTTGTGTTGGAGGAGTAGATTATGTTACATTGGTATGAGCTTTTCTCTTTTAATACTGGTTTCAGAATATGTTTAGAGACAATTGAGttgtttttgtattattattatgtttctCTTTGCAATCGAGTAACAATGTCTCTTGTCAGCATATTCCTATTTCctaattctaaaaatatatgttaacaGATATATTCTCCAatccatttcaaaatatttgtccTGTTAGAAAAGTTTGTTTTGTTTCAacttattatcttcgttttttaaaatcaaagtaTTTTTCCTTCTCTACTATATATCCTGGTCACTTGGTCCAACGGTAAAGTTGTTGCCTTGTGATATGGCAGTCACAAGTTTAAATCCTAGAAACAGCCTCTTTGCTTGTGGGGGTAAGGTTGTTACATCTACCATCCCTAGAGTCCATGTGGTGAGAGCCTCATGCACCGGGCTGCTTTTTTTGACTATATCCTTGTCTCTTCATACTTGTACTAAGTAGAATGAGAGGGAGTATTGATGGAATGCAAATATTTAGAATCTTTTAGTAAAGAGTActtctgttttgttttttcaacAGAAGGAATTGAGTTAAATGTTACTACATTTTACTAAAATGAAGGCTGTTTAATAGGTTTGTTGATATTTGTAAAATCGTCCTGAACTGGCATATTTTCTGAGGTGGATCAACTGTTATTAAAGTGGCTGGACTTCAAATTGCTCTCTCATTATGTTGCATAAAGTTACTTTGTACATACATCCGTGCTTTAACCTCAATGTTTTTCGTTCCTGTTTTTAAATATACTTGTGGCTTTTATTATTTGGCAGCTGCTTTATTGTTTACTACAAATTCGTAAGTACTTGTACGTGTGTGTTTGTCTTGCCTTAGGTTGTGTAATCTTTCTACACCAGCGCTCTAAATTATTTCATGTCTCAATATGGTGCATAATGCTTTCCTTGTCCTTAACAGCTTTAATTTGGAAGATACATTCACTCATGCTTAAATCtcagtttttttcttttcatccttagtttttaatatatttgtcaGTTTCTTTAGTGTACACTACAATTTTCTCAATTATCGTCTTGCCTTTGTGATGTTTAGTCTTACTATGTTAGCTCCCTAATTTCTTCCTCATAAAAAAGAATTGtgtctaatttataaaataagtcGTAGACTCAGTTGAATGTTACTCTCTCTGTCTCACAATGAATGTCGTTTAAGGTTTATTCACACATATTCAAAAATGcaataattagaagaaaaaaaaggagaagTCATTTTACCAAACTACCTATCTTAACTATTGGTGGGTTTTTACTATTATCAATATGAAGTATAATTCTACTTTGGAAGTTGTGTATATAGTAATCATTGAAGggtattataggaaaaaataattaaagttgcagtgaaaattataaataacattcattttgagacaatttttttgTTGCTAAAGTGACACACTGACCCTCATTGTGAGACAGAGGGAGTattgaattttgtaaatttaattgaCCTATCATTGTATTTGTAGCTTATTTTGATGTGTATTGTCAGATATTTACTTTATCAGCAGTACCATTGGAAAGGATGCCAAGGTCCATCAAGGAATGTTTTACTGTGTTAAAGCCAGGAGGCATGGTTTTATTTAGGGACTATGGTAATAAACAAACTTGCCATCTTACTCTTTCCAGAACTTTTGGGAAAATAAATCTGTTGCTCAAGTAAATTCTTTATGTCATAACAGTTACTTTGAAACCTAAATTGCTGACAATGACTGAACCCAATATAATCAGGCCTCTATGATATGACTATGCTTCGATTTGAACCAGACAAGAGAGTGGGATTCAGGGAATACATGCGATCAGATGGAACACGATCATATTTCTTTTGTTTGAATACTGTCCGAGACCTATTTTTGGGTGCAGGCTTCATTGAGGTACTTTCTTCTTTGATTGCAAAAAAAAGAGCTTTGGGTTTGATATAACTTGTAATTCTCTATTTAATTTCGATATTCGTTGACATGTGATCCTGCATAAAATTCAATGCTTGCAAGTTCTCATATATGTGAATTGAGATTAGTATATGTCAACTAGTTTAGTGTTTGTGTAAAATACAGAGCCTT
The genomic region above belongs to Cicer arietinum cultivar CDC Frontier isolate Library 1 chromosome 4, Cicar.CDCFrontier_v2.0, whole genome shotgun sequence and contains:
- the LOC101508966 gene encoding tRNA N(3)-methylcytidine methyltransferase trm141 isoform X2; the protein is MNIEEAEGEGEAAEYFCKDFEWEELRSEVESNPSLRHHFEPNPSSSTQSPESDVHAWKLFHTRHSSGKFFKERRYLLKEFPVLLSSPPNSYPNKLLEVGCGNGSTILPILRANKDVIVYACDCSDETLHKATDIINANDVASSFKHRFHTFSCDFSTIGFPTWLACNPCRHRFLDVKEDNGLHLKNSCLSEELDCCVGGVDYVTLIFTLSAVPLERMPRSIKECFTVLKPGGMVLFRDYVTLKPKLLTMTEPNIIRPL
- the LOC101508966 gene encoding uncharacterized protein isoform X1, encoding MNIEEAEGEGEAAEYFCKDFEWEELRSEVESNPSLRHHFEPNPSSSTQSPESDVHAWKLFHTRHSSGKFFKERRYLLKEFPVLLSSPPNSYPNKLLEVGCGNGSTILPILRANKDVIVYACDCSDETLHKATDIINANDVASSFKHRFHTFSCDFSTIGFPTWLACNPCRHRFLDVKEDNGLHLKNSCLSEELDCCVGGVDYVTLIFTLSAVPLERMPRSIKECFTVLKPGGMVLFRDYGLYDMTMLRFEPDKRVGFREYMRSDGTRSYFFCLNTVRDLFLGAGFIELELDYCCVKSVNRRKGKSMQRVWVHGKFQKPALS